The sequence below is a genomic window from Acetobacteroides hydrogenigenes.
CCTCGTGGTGTGCATATTCCTTTAAGCTGGTAGTAAAGCACATGGTCTATTTCCTTTTCGCCGTTAAATAGGGGCGATAATCGATTGTCGGAGAGGAAGAGATTTTCTACCCCTAAAAGTAGAAACTTGCTTGCAAAGTTTACATTGAGGTCGTGCTCTATGTAGTTCATGCTAATACCCTTGTTGAGGTTGAGCAAAATAAACTCCTGAAGTTCGTCTCTTCGTCTAACAATAATGTTTTGAAAGTTCTCCTGGTAGCGAGGTTGTATTTCTATTTCAAACTTTTTACGGTAAAAACGGTAGCTGTTGTATAAGAGCTTTGTGGTTTGTACCAAAAGCTCAATAGGATTAAGCTCTTGCTTTGCTAACTTCGAGATCTCCTTCTTCTGCTTAATGGCGAGGTAATCAAGAAAGCACTCGATCATCTCCTGCTTGCTCTCGAAGTAGTTGTAAAGGGTTTTTTTGGTAACCCCAATTTTCTCGGCAATCATATCAACGGTTAAGCTGTTAATGCCATTCTGAAGGAAAACTTCCGATATTTTATTGATGTAGTATAATCGTTTCGATTTCATCTCCTGCCAGATTTGTTTTTCGAGTTATATTGGTTGTCCTTAGTTGGCTATTTAACAGAGCATCCCCATTTATTGTTCCCCCATATTCTCGGTTTACTTTCCCCTTTAAAAAGAAACCTAAGGTAGATAGATTTGAATGCTCCAGGTAAGCTTCGGGTGTTGTTTTTCTTTAAAAGTGTAAAACAAGCAGCGCTCTCTTCTAAAATGGGCTTCGTTGGTAGCAATACACACCTTTACCTTACAAATATCCGAATGAAGAGCCTTTCTATAAAGGAAAATTCGATGGAGCGTCGAAAATATAGGACGAACGGTTCAATTTGGGGGATAAGGCGACTGGTAGGATTCCTTGAATTGCTTCTCGGTTTTGGTATCAGACATGCTTGATCTTGCAGCAAACGCTAGAATTGTAGTGTTGGTTAACGATTGTTTTAAAAAAAGTTTGAAATGTAAAAGTAAATCTCGAAATTTACG
It includes:
- a CDS encoding TetR/AcrR family transcriptional regulator, yielding MKSKRLYYINKISEVFLQNGINSLTVDMIAEKIGVTKKTLYNYFESKQEMIECFLDYLAIKQKKEISKLAKQELNPIELLVQTTKLLYNSYRFYRKKFEIEIQPRYQENFQNIIVRRRDELQEFILLNLNKGISMNYIEHDLNVNFASKFLLLGVENLFLSDNRLSPLFNGEKEIDHVLYYQLKGICTPRGLEHLRKSVNFKINLLQEA